Genomic segment of Nostoc sp. TCL240-02:
TGCCAAAATATCTTGTAAGTCGGTAATTTTTGCTTGCAATTCGTCGTGTTCCAAACGAATTTTGTCTGCTTCTAAGGCAGTCAAGCGCCGCAATTGCATCTGCAAAATCGCATCTGCTTGCACTTCCGAGAGTCCATAATTTGTAATTAATTCACCTTTGGCTGTGGGCGCATCGGGCGCATGGCGAATCAAGACAATAATGGGATCTAAGTGAGACAGGGCAATTAATAACCCTTGCAGGAGATGGTCGCGTTCTTCAGCTTTCCGCAGTTCGTAACGGGTACGTCTGGCAATGGATTCGATGCGGAAATCTAAGAAGACGCTTAAAAACTGCTTGAGGGTGAGTACCTGGGGTTCGCTATTCACCAACGCCAGCATATTCGCGCCGAAGTTGGCTTGCAGTGGCGTTTGCTTGTAAAGGTTGTTCAGAACGACGCGAGGATAAGCATCACGCTTAAGTTCGATAACAACTCGCATCCCGTCGCGATCGCTTTCATCCCGGATATCTGCGATGCCCTCTAGCCGCTTTTCGTTCACCATTTCGGCGATTTTTTCAATCAGCGCCGCTTTATTGGTTTGATAGGGCAATTCGGTGATGATAATTGCTTCTCTATCTGGCCGTCCCCGTTGTTCAACGGTTTCAATGTTAGCGACACCACGCATGGTAATAGAACCACGCCCGGTTGTGTAGGCTTCTCGAATGGCAGATGTCCCCAAAATTTGCGCCCCAGTCGGAAAATCTGGGCCGTGGACATACTGCATTAATTCGAGATCGGTGATTTCGGGATTGTGGATTACAGCCACCAAAGCATCAATCAATTCGCCCAAATTGTGCGGCGGAATGTTGGTTGCCATACCCACGGCAATCCCAGAGGAACCGTTGAGCAACAATTGGGGAATCCGTGCGGGTAAGACTGTGGGTTCTTGCTGTGAACCATCGAAGTTATCAGCAAAATCTACAGTTTCATACTCAATATCGTGCAGTAAACCAGCGCTAGTTAAAGCTTGTAAGCGACATTCTGTGTACCGCATTGCGGCTGGCGGATCATTGTCTACCGAACCGAAGTTACCATGTCCGTTAACTAGAGGCGATCGCATCGAAAAATCCTGCGCCATCCGCACCAAGGCATCATATACTGCGGTGTCGCCGTGGGGGTGATATTTACCCAACACTTCCCCTACCACACGGGCGCATTTCTTAAACGGGCGATCGTGGAGCAAACCTAGCTCGTGCATTGCGTAGAGAATGCGGCGATGCACAGGTTTTAGACCATCCCTGGCATCTGGCAACGCCCGACCCACTATCACGCTCATGGCGTATTCCAGATAAGACTGCGACATTTCGGTTCGCAAATCTATCGGGATAATCCTCTCCTGTGAGGTTGTCATAACCTAAAAATCTCCAAAAATCGTAGATTTTAGCTTTTTTACTCAACAAAGCGCAAAATTATTCTAAATTGCTCTTGAATAATTGCCATAATTTGGTATAATTCTAGCATATTATTGCCTTTTTTTGCCTAAGCAGCTAACTCAAACGCTTGCGTCTTAATAGATTTACCTTGCTTTGC
This window contains:
- the gyrA gene encoding DNA topoisomerase (ATP-hydrolyzing) subunit A, translated to MTTSQERIIPIDLRTEMSQSYLEYAMSVIVGRALPDARDGLKPVHRRILYAMHELGLLHDRPFKKCARVVGEVLGKYHPHGDTAVYDALVRMAQDFSMRSPLVNGHGNFGSVDNDPPAAMRYTECRLQALTSAGLLHDIEYETVDFADNFDGSQQEPTVLPARIPQLLLNGSSGIAVGMATNIPPHNLGELIDALVAVIHNPEITDLELMQYVHGPDFPTGAQILGTSAIREAYTTGRGSITMRGVANIETVEQRGRPDREAIIITELPYQTNKAALIEKIAEMVNEKRLEGIADIRDESDRDGMRVVIELKRDAYPRVVLNNLYKQTPLQANFGANMLALVNSEPQVLTLKQFLSVFLDFRIESIARRTRYELRKAEERDHLLQGLLIALSHLDPIIVLIRHAPDAPTAKGELITNYGLSEVQADAILQMQLRRLTALEADKIRLEHDELQAKITDLQDILARRERVLEIIETEVGQLKTNFATPRRTVILPGEGELDDRDLIANEKAIILVTEQGYIKRMPVNTFEAQSRATRGKAAAKVKDDDTIEHFLTCCDHDSILFFSERGVVYCLRAYQIPASSRTSRGTPIVQMLPIPKEEKITSIVPVDEFSNEEYLVMLTKGGNIKKTELAAFSHIRANGLIAISLEEGDQLRWVRRARVEDSVIIGSRNGMAINFRCNHEQLRPLSRATRGVKAMKLKNKDELVGMDILPAAILETLDVTEAETEDIEAIETIETEDIEITETTEESAEVPSSSIVGPWVLVITMGGYGKRVPVAQFRLQNRAGQGLMATKFKNRKTKDKLATLRIVNNDDDEIMMVTNRGIIIRQAVNAISIQSRSATGVRVQRLDEDDAITGVAIVPPDAADAEEAE